From a single Silene latifolia isolate original U9 population chromosome 6, ASM4854445v1, whole genome shotgun sequence genomic region:
- the LOC141587907 gene encoding putative pectinesterase/pectinesterase inhibitor 51, with product MVSANFHIGDEANVTHVIYAAIIAMSKNSKTGLENIQHILNSPNNTVTTSATALMCRDYITMSAGRAISMGNAIHKRAWRHARAYGSSLLSYQNDCVSKLQYVNNENTTDVQSTISFFYTTLIISTSNILSMLWALDAFGPDPVGWVQPQTERVHMWDPVVKPLHLEPVFDFADHTPDVMVCQDAAGCFKTVQEAVDAAVAKLKGQNRFVIKIKAGVYEETVKVPFDKTNLMFIGDGIGKTIITSNFNLEGFTVFESATVSVIGDGFFATNITFQNTAGPDDRQAVAFHSSSEFSYIENCEFLGNHGTLYVHSNRQLYKSCHIEGNVDFIFGNGAVIFQDCTILVRPRPLQPEGGETNVIAAQGRTDPVQSTGFVFLGCVISGTDDYIKLYNANPNLHNNYLGRPAEVYSRTVYINCIMEVIIKPDGWAPKDGDVGLDTLFFGEFGNSGPGADTSKRVKWSSQIPEEHIVVYSVENFLQGDDWILTDY from the exons ATGGTTTCGGCCAACTTTCACATCGGAGACGAAGCAAATGTAACGCACGTGATTTACGCCGCGATCATTGCTATGTCAAAAAACAGTAAAACAGGCCTTGAAAATATCCAACATATTTTAAACTCCCCCAACAATACCGTGACAACTTCCGCAACAGCGCTAATGTGTAGGGACTATATAACCATGTCCGCGGGCCGTGCCATTTCAATGGGCAACGCTATCCACAAAAGAGCGTGGCGACACGCACGCGCGTACGGATCCTCATTACTTTCTTATCAGAACGACTGCGTGTCGAAGCTCCAGTACGTTAATAATGAGAACACAACCGACGTACAATCGACAATTTCGTTCTTTTACACAACTCTCATTATCTCCACCAGCAATATTCTCAGCATGTTATGGGCCTTGGACGCATTTGGGCCGGATCCCGTGGGATGGGTTCAGCCTCAAACCGAACGGGTTCATATGTGGGACCCTGTTGTGAAGCCGTTACATCTTGAACCTGTGTTTGACTTCGCTGACCATACCCCTGACGTTATGGTGTGTCAGGACGCTGCTGGGTGTTTTAAGACCGTGCAGGAGGCGGTGGATGCGGCGGTGGCGAAATTAAAGGGACAAAATAGGTTTGTTATCAAAATTAAGGCTGGAGTGTATGAGGAGACTGTGAAAGTTCCGTTCGATAAGACCAATTTGATGTTTATAGGGGATGGTATTGGTAAAACTATTATTACGAGCAACTTTAATCTTGAGGGATTTACCGTATTTGAATCCGCTACTGTTT CTGTGATCGGGGATGGATTCTTTGCGACGAACATAACATTCCAAAACACGGCAGGGCCGGATGATCGACAAGCAGTGGCCTTCCATTCAAGCAGTGAATTTTCTTACATTGAAAATTGCGAGTTCTTAGGTAATCACGGGACGCTTTATGTTCACTCAAATCGGCAATTGTACAAATCATGTCACATTGAAGGGAACGTGGACTTCATTTTCGGAAATGGTGCAGTCATCTTCCAGGACTGCACCATTTTAGTCCGCCCACGCCCACTTCAACCAGAGGGGGGCGAGACCAATGTCATCGCTGCTCAAGGTAGAACCGACCCTGTACAATCTACAGGGTTCGTGTTTTTGGGTTGTGTCATCAGTGGGACCGATGACTACATCAAGTTGTACAATGCTAACCCGAACTTGCATAACAATTACTTAGGAAGGCCGGCGGAGGTTTATTCTAGGACTGTTTATATTAACTGTATTATGGAAGTGATTATAAAACCGGATGGGTGGGCCCCAAAAGACGGAGATGTCGGACTGGATACTCTTTTCTTTGGGGAGTTCGGCAATTCGGGTCCTGGTGCGGATACATCGAAGAGGGTCAAATGGAGTAGCCAGATTCCCGAAGAACATATCGTTGTTTATTCAGTTGAGAACTTTTTACAAGGCGATGACTGGATTCTTACAGATTATTGA
- the LOC141587906 gene encoding putative pectinesterase/pectinesterase inhibitor 51, with protein sequence MVSATGTIKDESNVTDVINAAFTAMTKTMKTGLEKLTHIPDFQNNTARTETVTLCKDYISMATNRSILMNKPISKGAWRDARARASSILSNEYDCASKLTRVNDENSTEVQSTLAFFYTTLIPSTSNVMGLLWARDTYGTDPMMWEEAKTERNQKWDPLVKPLHLQPLFDFADHTPDVTVCKEAGTACFTSVQEAVNVALSNLKKENRFVIRIKEGVYEETVRVPFDKTNLMLIGDGIGKTIITNAVNFPGSTVYESATFSVLGDGFFATNITFQNTAGTAEELQSVAFHSSSEFSYIENCEFLGYHGTLYVHSSRQLYKSCRIEGNVDFIFGNGAAIFQDCTILVRPRILNPETEETNVIAAHGRNDPAQTTGFVFLGCVISGTNDYLKLYNANPNLHTNYLGRPSEIYSRTLYINCTMEVIIKPDGWAPKDGDFGLMTLYYGEFGNSGPGADTSKRVKWSSQIPEEHLSVYSVENFLQGNDWILTDY encoded by the exons ATGGTTTCGGCCACAGGTACcattaaagacgaatcaaatgtAACAGACGTGATCAATGCCGCTTTCACTGCCATGACGAAGACCATGAAGACGGGACTTGAGAAACTCACACATATTCCCGACTTTCAAAACAACACCGCGAGGACTGAAACAGTAACACTGTGTAAGGACTATATTTCCATGGCCACGAACCGGTCCATATTAATGAACAAACCTATATCCAAAGGAGCGTGGCGAGATGCACGCGCGCGTGCATCCTCAATACTTTCCAATGAGTATGACTGCGCGTCGAAGCTCACGCGCGTCAATGATGAGAACTCCACCGAGGTGCAATCCACGTTGGCCTTCTTTTATACCACTCTCATTCCGTCCACCAGCAACGTTATGGGCCTGTTATGGGCCCGGGACACATACGGGACTGATCCCATGATGTGGGAAGAGGCCAAAACCGAACGCAACCAAAAGTGGGACCCCCTTGTGAAGCCGTTACATCTCCAACCTCTGTTCGACTTTGCAGACCATACACCAGACGTAACAGTGTGTAAGGAAGCTGGGACAGCTTGTTTTACGAGCGTGCAGGAAGCCGTGAATGTCGCGTTGTCGAATTTAAAGAAGGAAAATCGGTTTGTTATCAGAATTAAGGAAGGAGTGTATGAAGAGACTGTGAGAGTTCCGTTCGATAAGACCAATTTGATGTTGATAGGGGATGGTATTGGTAAAACTATTATTACCAACGCCGTTAATTTTCCGGGATCTACCGTCTATGAGTCCGCTACTTTTT CTGTTCTCGGGGATGGATTCTTTGCAACGAACATAACATTCCAAAACACAGCAGGGACGGCTGAAGAACTTCAATCAGTGGCCTTCCATTCAAGCAGTGAATTCTCCTACATTGAAAATTGCGAGTTCTTAGGTTATCACGGCACGCTCTATGTTCACTCAAGTCGTCAATTGTACAAATCATGTCGTATTGAAGGGAACGTGGATTTCATCTTCGGAAATGGTGCAGCCATCTTCCAGGACTGCACCATCTTAGTCCGTCCTCGCATACTTAACCCAGAGACGGAAGAGACCAATGTCATCGCTGCTCATGGTAGAAACGACCCGGCCCAAACTACAGGGTTCGTGTTTTTAGGTTGCGTAATCAGTGGCACCAATGACTACTTGAAGTTGTACAATGCTAACCCGAACTTGCATACCAATTACTTAGGAAGGCCGTCGGAGATTTATTCTAGGACTCTTTACATTAACTGTACTATGGAAGTGATAATAAAACCGGATGGGTGGGCTCCAAAAGACGGAGATTTCGGACTGATGACTCTTTACTATGGGGAGTTCGGCAATTCGGGTCCCGGTGCTGATACATCTAAGAGGGTTAAATGGAGTAGCCAGATTCCTGAAGAACATCTCTCTGTTTATTCAGTTGAAAACTTTTTACAAGGTAATGACTGGATTCTTACGGATTACTGA